The following is a genomic window from Candidatus Methylomirabilota bacterium.
TTGTGGAGCTGGAGCAGGTCGACCCGCTCCAGGCCGAGTCGCCGGAGGCTCGCCTCCAGCGACCGGGCGATCGCGCCCCGGACATCCCCCAGATCGGGCGGGTCCACCCGGAACTTGGTCCCCACGCACACCGGGGCTTTCACCACCCGAAGCGCTTCACCCAGGTGCTGCTCCGACACGCCGTCGCCGTACGACGGCGCGGTGTCGAAGTAGTTGACGCCGAGCTCCACGGCGCGGGCCACGGCCCGCTCGCGCTCGGCCGCGGTCCCCCGCACCATCAACCCGCCGACGTTGCCGCAGCCGAAGCCGAGCGCCGAGATGCGCAGGCCGGTCTTCCCCAGGCTCCGATACTCCATGATCCCTCCCCGGCGGTCACGACATGAGAAACCCGCCGTCGACGTTGAGGGCCTGGCCCGTGATGCCTCCGGATTCCGGCAACGCCAGGAACACGGCGACGTGGGCGATCTCCTCGGCCTCGATCATGCGCCGCAGCGGAACCTGCCGCTTGTAGTATCGCTCGAAGATGTCCGCGCCCGGCATCGGCCCGGCCTTCGTCAGCTGGGCCTTGACGCCCATCCCGGCGCGCACGTAGCCCGGGCAGATCGCGTTGACCGTGATCCCCGGGTGGCCCTGCGCCCCGAGCTCGGCGGCGAGCGCGCGGGTGAGGCCGACCACGCCGTGCTTGGAGGCGGCGTAGGCGGTGATGTAGCCGTAGCCGCCCATCTTCCCGAAGACCGAGGCGACCGTGATGATGCGCCCACGCCCCCGCCGCATCATCTCGGGCAGCGCCGCGCGGATCGCCCGGTACGTGCCGTTCAGGTTGACGTCGATCACCCGCGTCCAGCTCCCCTCGTCCTGTTCCGCGAGGAGGCCGGGGCCGTCGATGCCCGCGCAGGTGATGAGGACGTCGAGCCCGCCGAACGCCTCCACCGCGCGCCCGGCCAGCGCGGCCATGTCGGCCGTGCGGCCCACGTCGCCGCGGGCCACCGCCGTCCCGACCCCGAGGCGCCGGACCTCTTCCGCCGTCGCCTCGACCGAGTCTCCCACGTCGCCGAGGACGAGCGCCGCGCCCTCACC
Proteins encoded in this region:
- a CDS encoding SDR family NAD(P)-dependent oxidoreductase, which encodes MTEAGRLSGRVAVLTGAGGGIGRAIALAFAGEGAALVLGDVGDSVEATAEEVRRLGVGTAVARGDVGRTADMAALAGRAVEAFGGLDVLITCAGIDGPGLLAEQDEGSWTRVIDVNLNGTYRAIRAALPEMMRRGRGRIITVASVFGKMGGYGYITAYAASKHGVVGLTRALAAELGAQGHPGITVNAICPGYVRAGMGVKAQLTKAGPMPGADIFERYYKRQVPLRRMIEAEEIAHVAVFLALPESGGITGQALNVDGGFLMS